The Xenopus tropicalis strain Nigerian chromosome 7, UCB_Xtro_10.0, whole genome shotgun sequence genome includes a region encoding these proteins:
- the LOC108645586 gene encoding zinc finger CCHC domain-containing protein 3-like — protein MAAKEESVPVFVRVKNTVRILAADPLNLEKNLAFIVQVILEEFGRVSRREILAIQDYPKKGIYDVTFDGEGVFRSFLSILEANSGDPRLSGFKIFPHITDEVFLVVKSYSPFVPLKEIESVLGRYCKKLSFVGKILNELGIWTLKYRFKAIFKEGLFPPARFRLGTVNIDCFFSGMPDFCRRCRQYGHIADGCSLCQGCGKAGHEITNCSSPKKCNFCFQEGHLYATCPTRKVSSEETVAIPGKSSVQAESASKPHEEEDITDQASQSGPKVKRSKEKKERDKEKKRRKETPDVSPSGDSLDSFLDSISRGERLYEAYKDKTNKEISEILEAWSDEEEFQGIHECISKTPEKKDVRAAVLSHIREFK, from the coding sequence ATGGCGGCGAAGGAAGAATCGGTTCCTGTCTTTGTCCGAGTCAAGAACACGGTCCGAATCCTAGCGGCTGATCCTTTGAATCTGGAGAAGAACCTGGCTTTCATCGTGCAGGTGATCTTGGAGGAATTCGGCAGGGTATCCAGGAGGGAGATCCTTGCGATACAAGATTATCCGAAGAAGGGGATATACGATGTCACCTTTGATGGAGAAGGAGTTTTCCGCAGCTTTCTGAGCATCTTGGAGGCGAATTCGGGAGATCCTCGTCTGAGTGGGTTCAAAATTTTCCCACACATTACGGATGAAGTCTTTTTGGTGGTTAAGTCGTACTCCCCTTTTGTGCCACTCAAGGAGATAGAGTCGGTACTTGGTAGGTACTGCAAAAAACTTTCTTTTGTAGGTAAAATCCTGAATGAACTTGGAATATGGACTTTGAAATACAGGTTTAAAGCTATTTTCAAAGAGGGTTTGTTTCCGCCGGCGAGATTTCGTTTGGGTACGGTAAACATTGACTGTTTTTTCAGTGGTATGCCAGATTTTTGCAGGAGGTGCCGGCAGTACGGGCATATAGCAGACGGATGTTCGCTGTGCCAAGGCTGTGGTAAGGCTGGCCATGAAATAACAAACTGTTCTTCCccaaagaaatgtaatttttgtttccAGGAAGGTCATTTGTATGCAACCTGTCCAACAAGAAAGGTAAGCTCTGAGGAGACTGTGGCTATTCCGGGTAAGTCTTCTGTTCAGGCTGAATCTGCTTCTAAACCCCATGAAGAGGAGGATATCACTGATCAAGCTTCACAAAGTGGGCCTAAAGTAAAGCgttcaaaagaaaagaaagagagagataaagaaaagaaaagaaggaagGAGACCCCGGATGTAAGTCCTTCTGGTGATTCATTAGACTCTTTTCTTGATTCTATTTCCAGGGGTGAAAGACTTTATGAGGCATACAAagataaaacaaataaagaaatttCAGAGATTTTGGAGGCATGGTCAGACGAAGAAGAATTTCAAGGTATACATGAGTGTATTAGTAAGACTCCTGAAAAGAAGGATGTTAGGGCTGCAGTTTTGAGCCATATTAGGGAATTTaagtaa